One segment of Shewanella piezotolerans WP3 DNA contains the following:
- the rihA gene encoding pyrimidine-specific ribonucleoside hydrolase RihA: MSNAVHSPRPIILDCDPGHDDAISLILALSSKQLNPLAVTTSAGNQTPDKTLNNALRVLTMLGRSDIAVAGGAVKPLARELIIADNVHGESGLDGSELPNPNFEPLPCSAIELIAQKVRDSSEPVTLVPSGPLTNIALFLATYPELHNKIERIVLMGGAAAAGNWTPAAEFKIYVDPEAADMVFKAGIPITMCGLDVTHQAQIMDEDIERIRKIPNHVAQCVAELLDFFMIYHRDPKWGFEGAPLHDPCTIAFLLKPELFSTYDCWVGVETKGEHTQGMTVVDRYQLTQHPHNTQVLCDLDREGFVDLIVECLNAYTDT; the protein is encoded by the coding sequence ATGTCTAATGCCGTTCATTCCCCAAGACCGATTATTCTTGATTGCGACCCTGGTCATGATGATGCAATTTCTCTTATTCTTGCTCTGAGCAGTAAGCAGTTGAACCCGCTAGCGGTGACCACTAGTGCAGGTAACCAAACTCCAGATAAAACTCTGAATAATGCACTACGGGTGTTGACTATGTTGGGGCGCAGCGATATTGCAGTTGCTGGAGGCGCGGTTAAGCCATTAGCGCGTGAACTTATCATTGCCGATAATGTGCATGGAGAAAGTGGCCTAGATGGCTCAGAACTACCAAACCCAAATTTCGAACCATTACCATGTTCTGCTATAGAGTTGATAGCGCAGAAGGTGCGGGACAGTAGTGAACCTGTGACCTTGGTGCCATCAGGGCCGCTTACTAATATAGCCTTATTTCTTGCGACTTACCCTGAGCTGCATAACAAGATAGAACGGATTGTGTTGATGGGCGGTGCTGCAGCTGCTGGCAATTGGACTCCAGCTGCAGAGTTTAAAATCTATGTCGATCCAGAAGCTGCTGACATGGTATTTAAAGCGGGGATCCCAATTACTATGTGTGGCTTGGATGTAACTCATCAAGCGCAAATAATGGATGAGGATATTGAGCGCATAAGAAAAATTCCTAACCATGTGGCCCAGTGTGTAGCTGAGCTGCTGGACTTTTTCATGATCTATCATAGAGATCCCAAATGGGGCTTTGAAGGGGCACCTTTACATGATCCTTGTACCATCGCCTTCTTACTTAAACCTGAGCTGTTTAGCACTTATGATTGTTGGGTAGGTGTAGAAACCAAAGGCGAGCACACCCAAGGCATGACAGTTGTTGATCGCTATCAGTTGACGCAACATCCACATAATACTCAGGTACTTTGCGATTTAGATCGAGAGGGCTTTGTTGATCTGATTGTTGAGTGTTTAAACGCTTACACTGATACCTGA